Proteins from a genomic interval of Scatophagus argus isolate fScaArg1 chromosome 6, fScaArg1.pri, whole genome shotgun sequence:
- the LOC124061029 gene encoding uncharacterized protein LOC124061029 yields the protein MVVANCRATENMETGSERKVIMIEKALADKLLRLQAERKAKLNKAANIRNLMKDLIVKSDKTMVCDALNELRVVCDDAKCIHKQLLGLMPSDEQEKHEIWFKAKFLSLNECFHDAEMWFSNLEGNIQENVGVTNNEGNANKNEVGINQNVTSNENNAHATGLVVDDIGPDDSISNVESKRSSKGSRASGGSSTASARIKAEAERAALIARASALKERHALEEQEQQLRRKREQLDLEVEMAATNAKLAVLQSSSVGSAGSGSKNAMGSYLENKKGKNGSVVVLNSLANEYQPGLWKSMQQQCSVNPNKPLDVRSKERGQVLKRILNITTICMTARKAWEIHTDLKVK from the coding sequence ATGGTTGTTGCGAACTGTAGAGCGACTGAAAACATGGAAACCGGAAGCGAACGAAAAGTTATAATGATTGAAAAGGCGCTTGCTGATAAGCTTTTAAGGTTGCAAGCGGAACGAAAGGCAAAGCTGAACAAAGCCGCCAATATACGAAACTTAATGAAAGATCTCATCGTAAAGAGTGATAAAACAATGGTTTGTGATGCTTTGAATGAATTAAGGGTGGTGTGTGATGATGCAAAATGTATCCATAAACAGCTGTTGGGTTTAATGCCAAGTgatgaacaagaaaaacatgaaatatggtTTAAAGCGaaatttctgtctttaaatgaatgtttccATGATGCAGAAATGTGGTTTTCAAACTTGGAAGGTAACATACAAGAAAATGTTGGTGTTACAAACAATGAGggtaatgcaaataaaaatgaggTTGGTatcaatcaaaatgtcacaagcaATGAAAACAATGCACATGCAACTGGGCTGGTGGTGGATGACATTGGCCCAGATGATAGCATTTCTAATGTGGAAAGCAAACGTTCAAGTAAAGGAAGTAGAGCCAGTGGAGGATCAAGCACTGCTTCAGCACGCATAAAAGCTGAAGCAGAAAGAGCTGCTCTTATTGCCCGTGCTTCAGCTCTTAAGGAAAGACACGCattggaggagcaggagcaacAATTGAGGAGGAAACGAGAACAACTTGACTTGGAAGTGGAAATGGCTGCAACAAATGCTAAGTTGGCAGTATTGCAATCCTCTAGTGTGGGAAGTGCTGGTTCAGGATCCAAAAATGCAATGGGCTCTtacctggaaaataaaaaagggaaaaacgGGTCTGTGGTTGTGTTAAATTCTTTGGCAAATGAATATCAGCCTGGATTGTGGAAGTCGATGCAACAACAGTGTTCAGTAAATCCAAATAAACCACTGGATGTGCGATCAAAGGAACGTGGTCAAGTTTTAAAACGGATTCTGAACATCACTACAATATGCATGACCGCCAGAAAAGCATGGGAAATTCACACCGACTTAAAGGTCAAATGA
- the LOC124061245 gene encoding homeodomain-interacting protein kinase 2-like, whose translation MAENINFKPKDILYNDSTKYQIKKFLGQGTFGKVAKCRKLSTREVMAVKITRRDLSSYGRREEAILTALKKLEPDKHNLLKILDSFNYMGHICMVFEMFDISLEDLVNITSPLQLSEIRVMAQQMLVALNALKSIPMVHANIKPDNIMLVNHKMQPFKLKMINFGFAERVVALRTGCKIQKNGYRAPEVILGLPLGEAIDMWGLGCVLAFLYLGKHLYPLYSEYEVMRVIMQMNGQPEDHLLNVGIYSKKYFIKDKDSPDSPWRFKTVAEYKLTKRWAITPRSSDSDTFNSFDDLARPVKKTTNEYEDTRAFLSLLRRMLHVDPEKRITPSEALGHRFITMKHLSCDTNDDMYVKSVCQTIKNCQLETSSVEFEPFVTSSEEISWHGPSPNSSDSSISTNKETAEDTDNGPQCTAAEKIDRTTATDDMDKTSNPEADKKPPGTNEAAPPVSLLSERGKTSNPGADKKPPGTNEAAPPASLLREEETGFVEVKSRRKWFKRIRKFFTRMFKSFDCCTETTVKLLTLLQR comes from the exons ATGGCCGAGAACATAAATTTTAAACCAAAAGACATTCTGTACAATGACTCAACCAAATACCAGATAAAGAAGTTCCTGGGACAGGGGACTTTCGGAAAAGTGGCCAAATGCAGAAAATTAAGCACTCGGGAAGTGATGGCCGTGAAGATTACGCGGAGAGACTTGTCCTCCTATGGCAGAAGAGAGGAGGCCATCCTCACAGCGCTGAAAAAGCTTGAACCAGACAAACATAATTTGCTGAAGATACTTGACAGTTTTAATTATATGGGACATATTTGTATGgtatttgaaatgtttgacaTAAGTCTTGAGGATCTGGTGAATATAACGTCCCCACTGCAATTGTCTGAGATCAGAGTAATGGCACAACAGATGTTAGTGGCTCTGAATGCCCTAAAGAGCATACCTATGGTACATGCAAACATCAAGCCAGACAACATAATGCTGGTTAACCATAAGATGCAGCCCTTCAAGCTGAAAATGATCAATTTTGGCTTTGCTGAAAGGGTTGTTGCACTGAGGACAGGctgtaaaattcaaaaaaatggTTACAGGGCCCCTGAGGTCATTTTGGGCCTCCCACTGGGTGAGGCCATCGATATGTGGGGACTTGGCTGTGTTTTAGCGTTCCTGTACCTGGGCAAGCACCTGTATCCACTATACTCTGAATATGAGGTCATGAGAGTCATCATGCAGATGAACGGTCAGCCTGAAGATCACCTGCTAAATGTTGGAATTTATTCcaagaaatatttcattaagGACAAAGACTCCCCTGATTCTCCATGGAGATTCAAAACAGTAGCTGAATACAAGCTTACAAAACGTTGGGCGATCACACCACGTAGCAGTGATTCTGACACGTTTAACAGCTTTGATGACTTGGCCAGACCAGTAAAGAAGACTACTAATGAGTATGAAGACACACGGGCCTTTTTAAGCCTCCTCAGACGCATGCTACATGTGGATCCTGAAAAGAGAATCACCCCCAGTGAAGCCTTAGGTCACCGTTTCATCACAATGAAACACCTTAGTTGTGACACTAACGACGACATGTATGTCAAATCAGTCTGTCAGACCATTAAAAACTGCCAGTTGGAGACGTCATCTGTTGAATTCGAGCCCTTTGTAACATCAAGCGAAGAAATTAGTTGGCATGGACCTTCCCCTAATAGTTCGGACAGCTCAATTTCAACTAACAAAGAAACTGCCGAGGACACCGATAATGGACCACAATGCACGGCTGCTGAAAAAATTGACAGGACCACAGCTACAGATGACATggacaaaacatcaaatcctgAGGCTGATAAGAAACCACCTGGCACAAATGAGGCAGctccacctgtctctctcttaaGTGAGAGAggcaaaacatcaaatcctgGGGCTGATAAGAAACCACCTGGCACAAATGAGGCAGCTCCACCTGCCTCTCTCTTACGTGAAGAAGAAACGGGCTTTGTTGAAGTCAAGTCCCGAAGGAAGTGGTTCAAGAGGATCCGCAAATTCTTCACCAGAATGTTCAAATCTTTTGATTGCTGCACAGAGACCACTGTTAAACT TCTAACCTTATTACAGCGATAG